One stretch of Schizosaccharomyces pombe strain 972h- genome assembly, chromosome: III DNA includes these proteins:
- the apl4 gene encoding AP-1 adaptor complex gamma subunit Apl4 — protein MSSLKSFIKAVRASKTTAEEHTTILKESAQIRKNIRQGSNDMRMRRKNVAKLLYLFLLGEPTHFGQIECLKLLSSSRFMDKRLGYLAAMLLLDENQEVLTLLTNSLQNDLKSRDKFIVGLALSAFGNVAGPELARDLSNDIAELCSNHHNYISKKAVLCALRVIQKEPDLESLYIEKTDELLHSKSHGVLMAALAFAISACKINPSLISRFESQADDLIYRIRQLSTSTYSSEHNIGNISDPFLQVKILQFLSILGQNNPKIYDKMSDLLAQVCTNTDSSRNAGNAILYQAVRTILDLNSDSSLRVLGVNILAKFLGNRDNNTRYVALNMLKLVVNSEENAVQRHRSTILACLNDVDSSIQSRALELSTFLVNEANVRFMVRELLSFLDNVSDELRGSTAQYITEVTNAFAPNKRWHFDTLLRVFKSAGNFVSESTLSTFLRLIASAPELHEYAVVKLYAALKEDVSQEALTLSAFWVIGEYGQMLLSPTMNFDDDQTLPHSVSESDIVDIIEEVFNSVEASRYIIVQYGLFALTKLSARLGSSSTASRIDKIIYSYKRNKNTEVQQRSVEFHLILNDSKLSKTILEPTPAPLPPPRTTPYQNAEQKLKANKHVEKRVQESNELLDLIGLTTPSVAEPLETPVDEMTQSPQSSLSRAPSTSKKSHFEDILGLFASPAPSAQPVDSLASSFASLDFNASASQPSNNLSLLSSIPSTSKSYPPIVVFDKHDVTLTLVPSKEESTKTAVIEAKFKNKNPMTRVEKIHLEVAVPKSQKLKIQPLRTTSMEPGGETSQTLRVHGPSGSQVKLRLRISVVRQGGSNTLDQVDFGKLPSDLLQ, from the coding sequence ATGTCAAgtttaaaatcttttataAAGGCTGTTCGGGCATCCAAAACGACTGCTGAGGAGCACACAACGATTCTCAAAGAGTCGGCTCAAATCAGAAAAAACATTCGTCAAGGTTCTAATGACATGCGTATGCGCAGAAAAAATGTTGCCAAGCTgctatatttatttctacTCGGTGAGCCGACACACTTTGGTCAGATTGAATGTTTAAAATTGTTGTCGAGTTCGCGATTCATGGATAAACGTTTGGGATACCTAGCAGCTATGCTTCTGTTAGACGAGAACCAGGAAGTTTTGACGTTATTGACAAATTCTCTTCAAAATGACTTGAAATCTAGAGACAAATTTATTGTGGGGTTGGCATTATCTGCGTTTGGTAATGTCGCTGGCCCTGAGCTTGCAAGGGATTTGTCAAACGACATAGCCGAACTTTGCTCTAACCATCATAATTATATATCAAAGAAGGCTGTTCTCTGTGCACTTAGAgtaattcaaaaagaacCGGATTTGGAAAGTTTATATATTGAGAAAACCGATGAATTGTTACATTCAAAAAGTCATGGTGTTTTAATGGCTGCTCTTGCTTTTGCCATCAGTGCTTGCAAAATAAATCCGTCGCTAATATCCCGATTTGAAAGTCAAGCTGACGATTTGATTTATCGTATTCGTCAATTGTCCACTAGTACTTACTCCTCTGAGCATAACATTGGCAATATATCTGATCCGTTTTTGCAAGTTAAAATCCTTCAGTTTTTGTCAATACTTGGTCAAAATAACCCTAAAATTTACGACAAAATGAGTGATCTTTTAGCTCAAGTCTGTACTAACACTGATTCCTCTAGAAATGCAGGTAATGCTATTCTTTATCAAGCTGTGCGTACCATCCTTGATCTTAATTCTGACAGTAGCCTTCGAGTTTTGGGGGTCAATATTTTAGCAAAGTTTTTAGGTAATCGTGACAATAACACTCGTTATGTTGCTCTTAATATGCTGAAACTCGTTGTAAATAGTGAAGAAAATGCAGTTCAGCGTCACCGATCAACTATCCTTGCTTGTCTTAATGATGTCGACAGTTCTATTCAATCTCGTGCGCTTGAACTTTCTACATTTCTCGTTAATGAGGCGAACGTTCGTTTCATGGTGCGTGAGCTTTTATCATTTCTTGATAACGTTTCTGATGAATTACGTGGATCCACTGCTCAATATATTACAGAAGTCACAAATGCTTTTGCTCCCAATAAGCGATGGCATTTCGATACCCTTCTACGAGTCTTCAAATCTGCTGGCAACTTTGTCAGTGAATCGACTCTTTCAACGTTTTTACGACTCATAGCTAGTGCTCCTGAACTTCATGAATATGCTGTGGTAAAGTTGTACGCTGCTTTAAAGGAAGATGTATCTCAGGAAGCTTTAACTCTTTCTGCTTTTTGGGTAATTGGAGAATATGGTCAGATGCTTCTTTCACCAACAATGaattttgatgatgatCAAACCCTTCCTCATTCTGTTTCAGAATCTGATATTGTGGACATTATTGAGGAAGTATTTAATAGCGTTGAAGCATCTAGGTACATAATTGTTCAATATGGTCTTTTCGCTCTCACGAAGTTAAGTGCTCGTCTAGGTTCTTCTTCTACTGCTTCTCGTATTGACAAGATAATTTATTCCTATAAGAGAAACAAGAACACCGAGGTGCAACAAAGATCTGTCGAGTTCCACCTTATATTAAATGACTCCAAATTGAGCAAGACAATTCTAGAACCAACTCCCGCTCCTCTGCCTCCTCCTAGGACCACGCCTTATCAAAATGCGGAGCAAAAGCTAAAGGCTAACAAACACGTAGAAAAACGTGTTCAGGAAAGCAACGAATTGCTAGACCTCATTGGGTTAACTACCCCTTCTGTTGCTGAGCCCTTAGAAACACCAGTGGATGAAATGACTCAAAGCCCTCAATCCAGCTTAAGCCGCGCTCCTTCTACTTCCAAAAAGAGTCATTTTGAAGATATCCTTGGTTTATTTGCTTCTCCGGCGCCTTCAGCTCAACCGGTTGACAGCTTGGCAAGCAGCTTTGCTTCTTTGGACTTTAATGCTTCAGCCAGCCAACCATCAAACAACTTGTCTTTGCTTTCTTCCATACCATCAACTTCCAAATCATACCCTCCTATTGTTGTATTTGATAAACACGATGTGACGTTAACTTTGGTGCCATCCAAAGAAGAAAGTACCAAAACAGCCGTCATTGAAgctaaatttaaaaataaaaatccaaTGACTAGGGTTGAGAAAATACATCTAGAAGTGGCAGTTCCCAAATCACAGAAACTGAAAATTCAGCCCTTGAGGACTACAAGTATGGAGCCTGGTGGAGAAACTTCTCAAACCCTGCGGGTTCATGGGCCATCGGGTTCTCAAGTCAAACTGCGTCTACGTATCTCTGTGGTCCGACAAGGTGGATCAAATACTCTCGATCAGGTAGATTTTGGAAAGTTGCCATCTGACCTTTTACAATAG
- the are2 gene encoding acyl-coA-sterol acyltransferase Are2, giving the protein MIAATPAKSKPSDVNLEQTFKGVSETSKIDLRRSRAAYRPLELSPTPSIFARNYQRNAVDFTGFFVLFWVAVSIMIFMSFLENFELTGRPVVGTIFKYFQSNLLDLAKADLAMSSMFLLAFPFQKIFALGYLRWYGLGVYLYSILILLFLSHCVLRCCLSNWSWTHRAMFILHSMVILMKLHSYNVVNGWYSYCYHSLNKLQSKKTDLDDDERSSVEFYEHCLNHHGNTYPENLTIPNALDFLFMPSLCYQLYYPRTAHVRIHYLIECALGTFGCIFLLVIISDHFMVPVLAKAIRTIIEAPEDASATYFAIRLGHTVAFLMFPFMLSFLLVFWVIFEGVCNFSAEITRFADRNFYDDWWNCWTWDQFARTWNKPVHYFLLRHVYVPLNSFMSKSLSTFFTFFVSSVLHELVMGCITLKIRGYGLFFQMTQIPYIIIQRQKFVRRHRLLGNIAFWFSIIIGIALIAALYILF; this is encoded by the coding sequence ATGATTGCTGCAACACCCGCTAAATCCAAACCATCGGATGTCAACTTGGAACAGACGTTCAAAGGTGTTTCTGAAACCTCAAAAATTGACCTTCGAAGGTCTAGGGCCGCTTACCGACCTCTGGAATTATCTCCTACTCCCTCGATTTTTGCTCGTAATTATCAACGTAATGCGGTAGACTTTACTGGATTTTTTGTGTTATTTTGGGTTGCTGTCTCTATTATGATTTTCATGAgctttttagaaaatttcgAATTGACTGGAAGACCAGTTGTTGGcactatttttaaatactttcAGTCTAATTTGTTAGATCTGGCAAAGGCAGACCTTGCTATGTCTTCAATGTTTCTACTTGCTTTTCCTTTCCAAAAGATTTTTGCTTTGGGATATCTGCGGTGGTATGGTTTAGGCGTTTACCTCTATTCCATtcttattttactttttttaagccATTGTGTTTTACGCTGCTGTCTTAGCAACTGGTCCTGGACGCATCGTGCTATGTTTATTCTTCATTCTATGGTAATCCTTATGAAGCTTCATTCCTATAACGTTGTCAACGGTTGGTATTCTTATTGTTATCATTCGTTAAATAAGCTTCAGTCAAAAAAAACCGATcttgatgatgatgaacGATCCTCAGTTGAGTTTTATGAACATTGTCTCAACCATCATGGTAATACTTATCCGGAAAATTTAACCATACCAAATGCTTTggatttccttttcatGCCCAGCTTATGTTATCAATTATACTACCCAAGAACCGCCCATGTGCGAATTCATTATTTGATTGAATGCGCTTTGGGAACGTTTGGTTGtatctttcttttggtCATTATTTCTGATCATTTCATGGTTCCTGTACTTGCTAAAGCCATTCGAACCATTATTGAAGCTCCTGAAGACGCATCTGCTACTTATTTTGCTATACGTTTAGGCCATACTGTAGCATTTTTGATGTTCCCATTTATGCTTAGCTTCCTCCTCGTGTTCTGGGTCATTTTTGAAGGAGTTTGTAATTTCAGCGCAGAGATTACTAGATTTGCCGATAGAAACTTTTATGATGATTGGTGGAATTGCTGGACTTGGGATCAATTTGCCCGAACCTGGAATAAGCCCGTTCATTACTTTCTCCTTCGCCACGTTTATGTTCCCCTCAACTCTTTCATGTCAAAGTCTTTATCGACTTTTTTCACGTTCTTTGTCTCCTCTGTATTACATGAACTTGTTATGGGATGTATCACTTTAAAAATCCGCGGTTACggtttgttttttcaaatgacTCAAATCCCGTATATCATTATTCAGCGACAGAAGTTTGTTCGAAGACATAGACTGCTGGGAAATATTGCGTTTTGGTTTTCTATCATAATTGGTATCGCTCTTATTGCAGCTCTTTATATCTTATTTTAG
- the mug170 gene encoding arrestin family membrane adaptor Mug170 — MTEELFSNSETCSLSDPLTSKTLSSIENPFDDPYILSEESEILTIKTDVLRPNILNRKSSFYPEADAPVRKSNLQVKKIFENQVLNCDGIKVAITIPDTSLIAGSLLHGNIWLSYEGAKNVETGVWIKEMFLDFYGILNFKGHSEPFYSISEKYSFCNLKTSALILSKAASASIGNKGLFLKCSCKVGFPFSFIVPLDIGPGTYHSSKLELLYYISSTLTLTSLDQNIRCTRCTIPKRVITSMHNNIAELYNPISCIKSLPYLSLEEAKTTLEVHTDRSLFFSGQIIDFTICYTHNHHRRIHNIKARLLETHIFHPNTQNHYGGYCMNQAEETFASCGYLKRYQKTKTKTRAKSTWKIANKSVYSNLAPTLKNTIHAQIKIPEFCRSVNLKDQLKIDYTLEVCFSAFFKPRILSIQIPITILHSWN, encoded by the exons ATGACAGAAGAACTTTTTAGTAACAGTGAAACTTGCAGTTTGTCGGATCCATTGACATCTAAAACATTGTCAAGTATAGAAAATCCTTTTGATGATCCCTATATATTAAGTGAAGAGTCAGAAATATTAACCATCAAAACTGATGTGTTACGACCGAATATTCTGAATAGGAAATCGTCTTTTTATCCTGAAGCTGATGCACCAGTTCGAAAATCTAATTtacaagtaaaaaaaatctttgaaaACCAAGTTTTAAATTGTGATGGTATAAAAGTAGCAATAACGATTCCTGATACTTCCTTAATAGCTGGATCCTTGTTACATGGCAACATTTGGTTATCCTACGAAGGGGCAAAAAACGTGGAAACCGGTGTTTGGATAAAGGAAATGTTTCTCGATTTCTATGgtattttgaattttaaaGGCCATTCAGAACCTTTCTATTCTATCTCTGAAAAGTACTCGTTTTGCAACCTTAAGACATCTGCACTGATTCTCTCAAAGGCAGCTTCTGCCAGCATAGGCAACAAGGGCCTTTTCCTTAAATGTTCTTGTAAAGTTGGGTTTCCTTTCTCCTTCATCGTTCCTTTGGATATAGGTCCAGGTACTTATCATTCATCGAAATTAGAACTGTTATACTATATTTCAAG TACGCTGACTTTAACATCTCTGGATCAAAATATTCGCTGTACTCGTTGTACAATTCCTAAACGGGTAATCACTTCAATGCATAATAATATAGCGGAGCTATATAACCCGATCTCATGCATTAAAAGCCTACCCTATCTTTCATTAGAAGAAGCAAAAACTACCTTGGAGGTTCATACGGACAGATCCTTGTTTTTTAGTGGTCAAATCATCGATTTTACCATTTGCTACACTCATAATCATCACAGAAGG ATTCATAATATAAAAGCACGATTGCTGGAAACTCATATCTTTCACCCTAATACTCAAAATCATTACGGTGGTTATTGTATGAACCAGGCCGAAGAAACATTCGCGAGTTGCGGATACTTGAAGCGTTATCAAAAAACTAAGACGAAAACAAGGGCAAAATCAACTTGGAAAATTGCTAATAAATCTGTTTATTCCAATTTGGCACCGACTCTAAAAAACACAATCCACGCACAAATCAAAATACCTGAATTTTGCCGTTCtgttaatttaaaagatcAGCTGAAAATTGATTATACCCTTGAAGTTTGTTTCTcagcattttttaaaccaag aattttatcaatacaAATTCCTATAACGATTTTACATTCCTGGAACTAA
- the pal1 gene encoding protein Pal1: protein MMVIENPFLSTATSSQTPQEDGVYTSSLHNSNNPFLAPKTERVADPVMESMADDLFNSIQKKKEPSPASSASASPVKKSAEALAERSNSSMGTFDPPPRYSKIARARSTHVASSSRHRSPSHNDSSPSTQSSLKSRGSIRRYKSVREGSHRPGRSSKEPLDQIDRLDVTGLYGSGSFHHDGPFDACRPHRNRNSKKAPVAAFPKDSIANSIPKVGETYNDPSVPKDFSRKAIHESLRTKNILQSPYKSVGIEEEFPSSGNNDTPGLTDSTRIEGAMASKNAIARNEEMLAMEKAGLGRKNSLIRKLGLNRSASMMSRTPNTLNRPSNYRSHSSMGTRRSPLNSPSQLDPISNENESDTDDSNTGLRNRTSPTAAPPPPSRRKTGGLNTRPYPQHAESQMSLPLTAKERSKPKKMGFFRRLFHKKS, encoded by the exons ATGATGGTAATAGAGAACCCTTTTTTAAGTACTGCTACAAGCAGTCAGACACCTCAAGAGGATGGCGTGTACACGTCTTCCCTGCACAACAGTAACAATCCTTTTTTAGCTCCCAAGACAGAGCGTGTGGCTGATCCGGTCATGGAATCTATGGCAGATGACTTG TTTAATAGtattcaaaagaagaaggagCCATCTCCTGCTTCCTCTGCTTCAGCAAGTCCCGTTAAAAAATCTGCGGAGGCATTAGCCGAACGATCTAACAGTTCGATGGGCACTTTTGACCCCCCTCCAAGATATTCGAAAATTGCTAGAGCTCGTAGTACTCATGTTGCCAGCTCTAGTCGCCATCGTTCTCCATCGCATAACGACAGTTCACCATCCACCCAATCCAGTTTGAAAAGCAGGGGTAGCATTCGACGCTACAAGTCTGTACGAGAGGGATCACATCGTCCTGGTCGGTCGTCAAAAGAACCATTAGATCAGATAGATCGTTTGGACGTAACAGGGCTTTATGGATCTGGTAGCTTTCATCACGATGGTCCTTTTGATGCTTGTCGACCTCATCGTAATCGAAATTCTAAGAAAGCACCTGTTGCCGCATTTCCAAAAGATAGTATTGCTAATTCCATTCCGAAAGTTGGGGAAACTTATAATGACCCTTCAGTCCCTAAGGATTTTAGCAGAAAAGCCATTCATGAGAGTTTGCGTACAAAAAACATATTGCAATCTCCTTATAAATCTGTTGGCATCGAAGAAGAATTTCCTTCATCTGGCAATAATGATACTCCAGGTTTAACTGACTCTACCCGTATAGAAGGTGCGATggcttcaaaaaatgcaattgcACGTAATGAAGAAATGTTGGCAATGGAAAAAGCGGGCTtgggaagaaaaaattctCTCATTCGAAAACTTGGATTAAATCGTAGCGCTAGTATGATGTCTCGTACACCAAATACTTTGAATAGGCCATCTAATTATCGGTCTCACTCTTCCATGGGAACCCGAAGATCTCCACTTAATTCCCCTTCTCAACTTGACCCCATTTCTAACGAGAACGAATCTGATACTGATGACAGTAACACTGGCCTTCGTAATCGTACATCTCCTACAGCTGCTCCACCGCCACCTTCTCGTAGGAAAACAGGTGGACTTAATACACGACCTTATCCCCAACACGCTGAATCTCAAATGTCTCTTCCGCTTACTGCGAAAGAGCGTTCCAAACCCAAGAAAATGGGATTTTTTAGACGATTATTCCACAAAAAGTCGTAG
- the cwf18 gene encoding protein Cwf18 produces the protein MSSLDEVAESRKQRLAELRKIKQLENKTRDSQEVQKNVIEHRNYDPEVQAPKMGFVEPPNMIESVEALSKEIEEKTKRKIEEQSSVPVEELDLVTLRPKKPTWDLERDLKERMRSLETQNQNAIAFYIQQLISERAHSTEKA, from the coding sequence ATGTCTTCATTAGATGAGGTAGCAGAGTCCAGAAAACAGAGATTAGCGGAATTGAGGAAAATAAAGCAGTTAGAGAATAAAACTCGCGATTCTCAAGAGgttcaaaaaaatgtaattgAGCATCGAAATTATGATCCAGAAGTGCAGGCACCTAAAATGGGATTCGTGGAACCGCCAAACATGATTGAATCAGTTGAAGCATTATCGAAGGagattgaagaaaagactaagagaaaaattgaagaacaAAGTTCTGTTCCTGTTGAAGAACTAGATTTGGTAACTTTGCGACCTAAAAAGCCTACATGGGATTTAGAAAGAGATTTAAAAGAGCGAATGCGGTCTCTGGAAAcacaaaatcaaaatgcAATAGCATTTTATATACAACAGTTAATTTCTGAACGTGCGCATAGTACTGAAAAAGCTTAA
- the ppk38 gene encoding Ark1/Prk1 family protein kinase Ppk38, with amino-acid sequence MNETNNTSLLPVSSLPSGLLPVGFSCTVEKFSVTVKRYLAEGGFSHVYLVQLVFPGKPPFEAVLKRIFATDAMALRAVHEEVRTMKLVSNQKRCVSYYGSEFFRTSKNQFEVLVLLEYCPCGGLIDFLNTRLQVRLSEQEILKIASDVTEAVAVMHYLKPPLIHRDLKIENVLLAAPNSYKLCDFGSACHPIPGAKTAAEAKQLEYDIEKFTTWQYRCPEMINVHKGFGIDEKSDIWALGVLFYKLCYYTTPFEHQGLAAIMNVSYAFPTFPPYSDRLKRLISTLLQQYPWQRPNIYQTFCEICKMRNVPIHIYDIYNGKNVSSCNPSGSEYLQHASKLENSGIHQSKSSVFPQPASAMKPMASPMLPNVNSMPYLSNGDHNNNGNTSSPVSRFSYGQHTSNVPSTQKLPSNFRVTQGAPPSHTYGPPPPVQPKPKISPTTPRLSTLALADDMFSSTAKETVPTNEAVFTGDVKSFDSQESNIIESEPLSASNASGKPRTSVNRLVDRYNHTSSLNKVAAAPAPVPKPVNLKSVENPQNNISAPTPSSLQSSNAPVGLGEVESKSVPPTNMATERGVVGRRASMSIAVNARRVSKPEKEHTNPNAEQGDVIPEKPMSIKERMNMLMTKTDYEKPKVEGYGRYTDVQQTKK; translated from the exons ATGAATGAAACAAACAACACTTCATTGCTTCCAGTATCTTCTTTACCTTCAGGTCTTCTGCCTGTTGGTTTTAGTTGTACGGTGGAAAAGTTTTCGGTTACAGTAAAACGATACCTTGCTGAAG GCGGCTTCTCTCATGTATATTTGGTACAATTGGTCTTCCCAGGAAAGCCACCGTTTGAGGCAGTTTTGAAACGTATCTTTGCAACGGATGCTATGGCCCTTCGAGCTGTGCACGAAGAAGTACGGACTATG AAACTTGTTAGCAACCAAAAACGGTGTGTCTCATATTATGGCTCGGAATTTTTTAGGAcatcaaaaaatcaattcgAGGTCCTTGTACTATTGGAGTATTGCCCTTGTGGAGGCTTGATTGACTTTCTGAACACTAGACTTCAAGTTCGTTTATCAGAAcaagaaattttgaaaatagcTTCTGATGTTACTGAAGCGGTTGCAGTAATGCATTACTTGAAGCCTCCGTTAATTCATAGAGATCTCAAGATTGAAAACGTGTTACTAGCTGCCCCAAATTCGTACAAGCTGTGTGATTTTGGTAGTGCATGTCACCCAATACCGGGTGCTAAAACGGCCGCTGAGGCCAAACAGCTAGAATATGATATCGAAAAATTTACTACTTGGCAATATAGATGCCCTGAAATGATTAATGTCCATAAAGGATTTGGGATAGACGAGAAAAGTG ATATCTGGGCGCTAGGGGTTTTGTTCTATAAACTATGCTATTACACAACTCCGTTTGAACATCAAGGGCTTGCTGCTATTATGAATGTTAGTTACGCTTTTCCAACCTTTCCACCTTATTCAGATCGGTTAAAGCGACTAATTTCAACCTTATTGCAGCAATATCCTTGGCAACGTCCTAATATCTACCAAACCTTTTGTGAGATTTGTAAGATGCGTAATGTTCCTATACATATCTACGACATATACAACGGTAAAAATGTATCCAGCTGCAATCCTTCTGGTTCCGAATATCTGCAACATGCTTCCAAGTTAGAAAACAGTGGAATTCACCAGAGTAAATCATCCGTGTTCCCTCAGCCTGCTTCTGCTATGAAGCCAATGGCTTCTCCGATGTTACCCAATGTAAACTCGATGCCTTATCTTTCTAACGGAGatcataataataatgGAAACACTTCTTCTCCTGTCTCAAGGTTTTCGTACGGTCAACATACTTCAAATGTACCTTCTACTCAAAAATTACCTAGCAACTTCCGAGTTACCCAAGGTGCACCACCTAGTCATACTTATGGACCACCTCCACCCGTCCAGCCAAAACCTAAAATATCTCCTACGACTCCTCGTTTAAGCACATTAGCTCTGGCTGACGATATGTTTTCATCTACGGCTAAAGAAACTGTTCCTACAAACGAAGCTGTCTTTACTGGTGATGTTAAATCTTTTGATAGTCAAGAATCAAATATTATAGAAAGTGAACCTCTTTCAGCTAGTAATGCTTCGGGAAAGCCAAGGACTAGTGTTAACCGTTTGGTTGATAGGTACAACCATACATCAAGTTTAAACAAGGTAGCTGCTGCTCCCGCTCCTGTCCCAAAACCTGTAAACTTAAAATCTGTGGAAAACCCACAAAACAATATATCTGCGCCTACACCCTCTAGTCTTCAAAGTTCCAATGCTCCAGTTGGGCTAGGCGAGGTAGAAAGCAAAAGTGTACCTCCAACCAATATGGCCACAGAACGAGGTGTGGTGGGAAGACGTGCCAGTATGTCTATTGCTGTGAATGCACGACGTGTCTCTAAACCCGAAAAAGAGCATACGAATCCAAACGCTGAGCAGGGCGATGTAATTCCCGAAAAACCTATGagtataaaagaaagaatgaATATGCTTATGACCAAGACTGATTACGAAAAACCGAAGGTTGAAGGCTATGGCCGTTACACCGACGTTCAGCAAACgaaaaagtaa
- the spx2 gene encoding SPX/EXS domain-containing protein — protein MKFGKVIEGQSVAEWASAYFDYKKGKKIIAGIAKNPSEGLYGTSGILGETPEEAIVKRGQIHRFHPLFQEFLDQQANKVEEFFENLVSDARERMDLISDQVDIYEKLRAFKKGTLESGSVVLIQKQHSKLRQRLDSILNFSRLQPAYHIPARKSVPTDAYTPMVSYRKLKSKLKTTLLDFYDYLKLVSQYQHLNQQAFRKIVKKYDKTLHTDLQGFWVDYMSRYTFTDFSITTNWQLHVEDIYARLFTNHNKKLALEHLKSFRQKEHFSANSMRFGLLFGAGLPLAIEAACYYNATEQSSYLLQIWGGFFLVIFAFVLFDLDCYVWEKTRVNYMLIFEFNQRKSLNWRQHLEIVGAVFFIFSLFFFLCMRNFFPGFTIYFPALFLGVVGTFLIAPVIVPYWRMRRYLIIQLIRVFLSGLSTVHFQDFFFADQMVSLTYACGNISLFFCLYKRLWRQPQLCNSSHSPLLGFFTTLPGILRVFQCFRRYSDSLKSFPHLVNALKYIFNILAQMFLSLWRIHPGLKYRVLYTIFAGVNSLFSYTWDILMDWNLLVRKDGRWQFREHRILKQLWPYIIAMILNFIVRSSFIFYCIFPNHIQHSSGISFFVTLAEIMRRCMWNILRVEHEEIYNRENLRAARELKPLDFVKPHSDVFVSHQISSDKNYTDDEDSMDDQTDVDEAQFS, from the exons ATGAAATTCGGAAA GGTTATCGAAGGACAATCTGTTGCAG AATGGGCTTCTGCTTATTTTGACTACAAAAAGgggaaaaaaataatcgCAGGCATTGCAAAGAATCCTTCTGAGGGTCTGTATGGTACTTCAGGGATTTTGGGAGAAACACCTGAAGAAGCCATTGTAAA ACGAG GGCAAATTCATCGGTTTCATCCCCTTTTTCAAGAGTTTCTTGACCAACAAGCAAACAAGGTGgaagaattttttgaaaatttggtGTCTGATGCGCGAGAAAGAATGGATCTTATTAGCGATCAGGTCGATATATATGAAAAGCTTCGTGCATTCAAAAAGGGGACCCTTGAATCGGGATCTGTTGTATTAATACAGAAACAGCACTCTAAACTCAGACAAAGGCTTGATTCAATCCTCAATTTTTCTCGACTTCAACCTGCTTATCATATCCCAGCTAGGAAGAGTGTCCCAACTGATGCTTATACTCCGATGGTCAGTTATCGCAAACTGAAATCTAAATTGAAAACG ACATTGCTGGACTTTTATGATTATCTCAAATTGGTTTCTCAGTACCAGCATCTTAATCAACAAGCCTTTCGAAAGATTGTCAAAAAGTATGATAAAACATTACATACAGATCTTCAGGGCTTTTGGGTTGATTATATGAGCAGATATACGTTCACAGATTTCAGCATCACTACAAATTGGCAATTGCATGTTGAAGACATATATGCTCGTCTTTTTACCAATCATAACAAGAAGCTTGCTTTAGAGCATCTTAAGTCATTTCGTCAAAAAGAG CACTTTTCTGCAAACTCGATGCGATTTGGACTCTTGTTTGGTGCAGGTTTACCGTTGGCTATAGAGGCTGCTTGCTATTATAATGCTACTGAGCAATCCTCCTACCTTCTTCAGATATGGGgaggtttttttttagtaattttTGCGTTCGTACTGTTTGATTTAGACTGTTACGTGTGGGAGAAGACACGGGTTAACTACATGCTTATTTTCGAATTTAATCAAAGAAAATCTTTAAACTGGCGTCAGCATTTGGAGATCGTAGGAGCagtcttctttattttttcgcTGTTCTTTTTCCTGTGTATGagaaatttctttcctGGCTTCACAATATATTTTCCGGCCCTGTTTTTGGGAGTAGTGGGCACGTTTTTAATAGCCCCCGTCATTGTTCCCTATTGGAGAATGCGAAGATACTTGATAATTCAGCTTATCCGTGTGTTTTTATCTGGGCTTTCTACTGTCCATTTTCaggatttcttttttgctgATCAAATGGTTAGTCTAACTTATGCATGCGGTAATATATCTTTGTTCTTTTGCCTTTATAAGCGACTTTGGCGACAACCACAGCTTTGTAACTCATCACATTCTCCCTTGCTAGGTTTCTTTACCACATTGCCTGGCATCTTACGTGTTTTTCAATGTTTCCGAAGATATTCAGATTCGTTGAAAAGCTTTCCACATCTTGTGAATGCtctaaaatatatttttaatatcctCGCCCAAATGTTTTTAAGTCTGTGGAGGATTCATCCCGGCTTGAAATATCGGGTTTTGTATACTATTTTTGCTGGCGTAAATTcacttttttcttatacGTGGGATATTTTGATGGATTGGAACCTTTTGGTTCGAAAGGATGGTCGTTGGCAATTCCGTGAGCATCGAATTCTAAAACAGTTGTGGCCGTATATTATAGCTATGATCTTAAATTTTATCGTTAGAAGCTCTTTTATATTCTATTGCATATTTCCCAACCACATTCAGCACTCTTCAGGGATTAGTTTTTTTGTGACCCTTGCTGAGATCATGCGGCGTTGTATGTGGAACATCCTTCGTGTGGAGCACGAAGAAATCTATAATAGG GAAAATTTGCGGGCCGCTAGAGAACTTAAGCCTTTGGATTTTGTTAAGCCACATAGTGATGTCTTCGTTTCTCATCAAATATCTTCTGATAAGAATTATACAGATGATGAAGATTCGATGGATGATCAAACAGATGTGGATGAAGCTCAGTTTTCTTAG